A window of Solea solea chromosome 18, fSolSol10.1, whole genome shotgun sequence contains these coding sequences:
- the LOC131444892 gene encoding glutathione-specific gamma-glutamylcyclotransferase 1-like has product MWVFGYGSLVWKPGFAFQSSKIGFIRGYKRRFWHGDDFYRGDKERPARVATLVEDWDAHTWGVAYEVTDTHAEESLQYLNMREVVLGGYVTQTVEFTPKDADQAPLLALVYIATASNPIYLGPASDKDIAAQVAVCSGKTGPNVEYVVRLAEFMRLFCPEVDDEHLFSIEAEVLNIFSDSGGIESPKQNAVLLKA; this is encoded by the exons ATGTGGGTTTTTGGATATGGCTCCTTGGTGTGGAAACCTGGCTTTGCTTTCCAGAGCAGCAAAATCGGCTTCATCAGAGGATACAAGAGACGCTTTTGGCACGGAGACGATTTCTACCGAGGGGATAAAGAGAGG CCAGCCAGAGTGGCCACACTTGTAGAGGACTGGGAT GCTCACACATGGGGCGTGGCCTACGAGGTGACCGACACCCACGCCGAGGAGTCGCTGCAGTACCTGAACATGAGAGAGGTCGTGTTGGGAGGCTACGTAACGCAGACGGTGGAGTTCACGCCAAAGGACGCCGACCAGGCTCCGCTGCTGGCCCTCGTCTACATCGCCACGGCCAGCAACCCCATCTACCTCGGCCCGGCCTCGGACAAAGACATTGCTGCCCAGGTCGCCGTCTGCAGCGGCAAAACGGGCCCCAATGTTGAGTACGTGGTGCGTCTGGCCGAGTTTATGAGGCTCTTCTGCCCAGAGGTGGACGATGAACACCTTTTTTCCATTGAGGCGGAAGTTTTGAACATTTTCAGCGACTCTGGCGGCATCGAGTCCCCCAAACAAAATGCCGTACTGCTGAAAGCGTGA